In Haloterrigena turkmenica DSM 5511, a single genomic region encodes these proteins:
- a CDS encoding ABC transporter ATP-binding protein codes for MPAIKTTALTKRYGGDVLAVDGLDLTVEEGEVFGFLGPNGAGKSTTINMLLDFVRPSEGTATVLGLDAQADTDEIRHRIGVLPEGASVYDRLTAREHLQWVIDTKGTDDDPDALLERVGLTSEDGDRAAGGYSKGMTQRLGFGMALVGDPDLLILDEPSSGLDPTGMQEMREIIQQEAERGTTVFFSSHILGEVEAVCDRIGIMNEGNLVATGTLDDLQGDLDLGAPISLEVAAVPDSLALDSLEGVRSVSVEGTTITATCADPSAKVDVVERVAQATTVEDIISEDTSLEQLFNSYTNGERATEDEAVPAPEVSA; via the coding sequence ATGCCCGCTATCAAAACGACCGCCCTGACCAAACGGTACGGCGGGGACGTCCTCGCGGTCGACGGCCTCGACCTGACCGTCGAAGAAGGCGAAGTCTTCGGCTTTCTCGGACCCAACGGCGCCGGGAAGTCGACGACGATCAACATGCTGCTCGACTTCGTGCGCCCCTCCGAGGGGACCGCGACGGTGCTCGGCCTCGACGCGCAGGCCGACACCGACGAGATCCGCCACCGGATCGGCGTCCTCCCCGAGGGTGCGAGCGTCTACGACCGACTCACCGCGCGCGAACACCTCCAGTGGGTCATCGACACTAAGGGAACCGACGACGACCCGGACGCCCTCCTCGAACGGGTCGGACTCACCAGCGAGGACGGCGATCGAGCCGCCGGCGGCTATTCGAAGGGGATGACCCAGCGACTGGGCTTCGGCATGGCGCTGGTCGGCGACCCCGACCTCCTCATCCTCGACGAACCCTCTTCGGGACTCGACCCCACGGGAATGCAGGAGATGCGCGAGATCATCCAGCAGGAGGCCGAACGGGGGACTACGGTCTTCTTCTCGAGTCACATCCTCGGCGAGGTCGAGGCCGTCTGTGATCGAATCGGGATCATGAACGAGGGGAACCTCGTCGCGACCGGCACGCTCGACGACCTGCAGGGCGACCTCGACCTCGGCGCGCCGATCTCGCTCGAGGTCGCCGCCGTTCCCGATTCGCTCGCCCTCGACTCGCTCGAGGGCGTCCGCTCGGTCAGCGTCGAGGGGACGACGATCACGGCGACCTGCGCCGACCCCTCGGCCAAGGTCGACGTCGTCGAGCGCGTCGCGCAGGCGACGACCGTCGAGGACATCATCTCCGAGGACACCTCCCTCGAGCAGCTTTTCAACAGCTACACGAACGGCGAACGCGCGACCGAAGACGAAGCGGTTCCCGCGCCGGAGGTGTCGGCATGA
- a CDS encoding ABC transporter permease subunit, which translates to MSTLAVAKKDFLDVRRAKIVWFVSSLYVLIAVLMFYFGQNNADDPEFYYALTGLTGNGAMILTLVALVTAYLAIAGERESGSIKYMLSIPNSRRDVVLGKFLTRSAVVVGSILVGFGIGAVLGVLWYPSIDVEMFLGALALTILFTLTYVSVAVGISAATASRSRAMGGTIGFFFVTTVLALFRMVSFALDWILNDIFSLELSRNALTFIEAVMSPLMAFFGAMDLVFPSQASRTAPDSPWYLEGEVMIVILLAWLVVPLVLGIWRFERADLG; encoded by the coding sequence ATGAGCACGTTAGCCGTCGCGAAGAAGGACTTCCTCGACGTTCGGCGAGCCAAGATCGTCTGGTTCGTCTCGAGCCTCTACGTGCTCATCGCGGTGTTGATGTTCTACTTCGGTCAGAACAACGCCGACGATCCCGAGTTCTACTACGCGTTGACCGGACTGACCGGCAACGGAGCGATGATCCTCACCCTCGTCGCGCTCGTGACCGCCTACCTGGCCATCGCCGGCGAACGCGAGTCCGGGAGCATCAAGTACATGCTCTCGATCCCGAACAGTCGCCGCGACGTCGTCCTCGGGAAGTTTCTCACCCGCTCGGCCGTCGTCGTGGGATCGATCCTCGTCGGATTCGGGATCGGCGCCGTTCTCGGGGTCCTCTGGTATCCGTCGATCGACGTCGAAATGTTCCTCGGAGCGCTCGCGTTGACGATCCTGTTCACCCTGACGTACGTCTCGGTCGCGGTCGGTATCTCCGCCGCGACGGCCTCGCGATCGCGGGCGATGGGCGGGACGATCGGCTTTTTCTTCGTGACGACCGTCCTCGCCCTGTTCAGAATGGTGAGCTTCGCGCTCGACTGGATCCTCAACGATATCTTCAGCCTCGAGCTCTCCCGGAACGCCCTCACCTTCATCGAAGCGGTCATGAGTCCGCTGATGGCGTTTTTCGGCGCGATGGATCTCGTCTTTCCGTCCCAAGCCAGCCGAACGGCGCCGGACAGTCCGTGGTACCTCGAGGGCGAAGTGATGATCGTCATCCTGCTCGCCTGGCTGGTCGTCCCGCTCGTGCTCGGCATCTGGCGGTTCGAGCGCGCCGATCTGGGCTGA
- a CDS encoding NAD(P)-dependent glycerol-1-phosphate dehydrogenase, with protein MFEKSTWIRLPRNVVVGHGVIDRVVDVVDDLHLQGRPLFVTSPTPKDVAADPIAADFEAAGIDPAVVTVETASFEAVENVIETAEAAEASYLIGIGGGKAIDIAKMASHHLEMGFLSVPTAASHDGVISNRGSVPDGNTRHSVAAKPPLAVVADTEVLSQAPWELTTAGCADIISNYTAVMDWRLAKRLKDVEYSEYAAALSEMTAEILVDNADLIRPGLEESAWVVSKALMSSGVAMSIADSSRPASGAEHLFSHQLDRLAPDAALHGHQVGVGSIMTAYLHGGEDGIWRDIRDALSSIDAPTTAAELGINDETVLEALTTCHEIRDRYTILGDGMNERAAIEVATKTGVID; from the coding sequence ATGTTCGAGAAGTCGACGTGGATTCGCCTGCCGCGCAACGTCGTGGTCGGGCACGGCGTCATCGACCGAGTCGTCGATGTCGTCGACGATCTGCACCTGCAGGGGCGGCCGCTGTTCGTGACCAGTCCGACGCCGAAGGACGTCGCCGCGGACCCGATCGCCGCCGATTTCGAGGCGGCCGGGATCGATCCCGCCGTCGTCACCGTCGAGACGGCGTCCTTCGAGGCCGTCGAGAACGTGATCGAGACCGCCGAAGCCGCCGAGGCCTCCTACCTGATCGGCATCGGCGGCGGCAAGGCCATCGACATCGCCAAGATGGCCAGCCACCACCTCGAGATGGGCTTTCTGTCGGTGCCGACGGCGGCCAGTCACGACGGCGTCATCAGTAATCGAGGCTCCGTCCCGGACGGCAACACCCGCCACAGCGTCGCGGCCAAGCCGCCGCTGGCGGTCGTCGCCGACACCGAAGTGCTCTCGCAGGCCCCGTGGGAACTGACGACCGCGGGCTGTGCCGACATCATCTCCAACTACACCGCGGTGATGGACTGGCGACTCGCCAAACGGCTCAAGGACGTCGAATACTCCGAGTACGCCGCCGCGCTCTCGGAGATGACTGCCGAGATCTTAGTCGACAACGCCGACCTCATCCGCCCGGGACTCGAGGAGTCGGCCTGGGTCGTCAGCAAGGCGCTGATGTCCTCGGGCGTGGCGATGAGCATCGCCGACTCCTCGCGGCCCGCCAGCGGCGCCGAACACCTCTTCTCGCACCAGTTGGATCGGCTAGCGCCCGATGCGGCGCTGCACGGCCATCAGGTCGGTGTCGGCTCGATCATGACCGCCTACTTACACGGCGGCGAGGACGGCATCTGGCGGGACATTCGGGACGCCCTCTCGAGCATCGACGCGCCGACGACCGCCGCCGAACTCGGAATCAACGACGAGACGGTTCTCGAGGCCCTGACGACCTGCCACGAGATCCGCGACCGCTACACGATCTTAGGCGACGGGATGAACGAGCGGGCCGCGATCGAGGTCGCGACGAAAACGGGCGTCATCGACTGA
- a CDS encoding NAD-dependent epimerase/dehydratase family protein: MDDALVIGGTRFIGRHLVEELLEHDYDVTILNRGSHENPFVDDDRVDRVEGDRANEAALEAAATTIDPDAVFDCVAYQPRDVREATRIFEDCEAYVYVSSGSAYGREDIPKREDETPLEPCTPDQATDDSSESYGNRKAEGDRAVFAAAEQGVNAMSVRPPVVYGPHDYTERLDWWIDRVNRFDRVVVPGDGTNVWHRAYVEDVASALRIVAERGEPGEAYNVGDRRLVTLAEMVELIADRLATDIEIVTAGPRELAAGDIELDDYVLYRDYPHVLSTAKLADLGWEATPPAEAMERAVDAHLESDRDGSEHGPDRDAEERVLGILDTV; encoded by the coding sequence ATGGACGACGCACTCGTTATCGGCGGCACGCGCTTTATCGGCCGCCACCTCGTCGAAGAGCTACTCGAGCACGACTACGACGTGACGATCCTCAATCGAGGGAGCCACGAGAACCCCTTCGTGGACGACGACCGGGTCGACCGCGTCGAGGGCGACCGGGCGAACGAAGCGGCCCTCGAGGCGGCCGCGACGACCATCGACCCCGACGCGGTTTTCGACTGCGTGGCCTACCAGCCCCGGGACGTCCGCGAGGCGACGCGGATCTTCGAGGACTGCGAGGCCTACGTCTACGTCTCCAGCGGCTCGGCCTACGGCCGCGAGGACATTCCCAAGCGAGAGGACGAGACGCCCCTCGAGCCCTGTACGCCCGATCAGGCGACCGACGACTCGAGCGAGAGCTACGGCAATCGGAAGGCCGAGGGCGACCGGGCCGTCTTCGCGGCCGCCGAGCAGGGGGTGAACGCGATGAGCGTCCGTCCGCCGGTCGTCTACGGTCCCCACGACTACACGGAGCGCCTCGACTGGTGGATCGACCGCGTGAACCGCTTCGACCGCGTCGTCGTCCCCGGCGACGGCACCAACGTCTGGCACCGCGCGTACGTCGAGGACGTCGCCAGCGCGCTCCGGATCGTCGCCGAGCGCGGCGAGCCCGGCGAGGCCTACAACGTCGGCGATCGACGGCTCGTGACGCTCGCGGAGATGGTCGAACTGATCGCCGACCGGCTCGCGACCGACATCGAAATCGTCACCGCCGGCCCGCGCGAACTCGCCGCCGGCGACATCGAACTCGACGACTACGTGCTCTATCGGGACTACCCACACGTCCTCTCGACGGCGAAACTCGCCGATCTGGGCTGGGAGGCGACGCCGCCCGCCGAGGCGATGGAACGGGCGGTCGACGCCCACCTCGAGAGCGACCGCGACGGGAGCGAGCACGGCCCCGATCGGGACGCCGAGGAACGCGTGCTGGGGATTCTGGACACCGTCTGA
- a CDS encoding RAD55 family ATPase: MTSQQRPERSPEYPLECDHCHYPIPSEPEETDDGQFCSTACLEASEDDEDEMPDPSAYKRIVTGVEPLDSLIPNGVPADSFVCLSGTAGTRRSELLTELVWRAIERGEPAVLVTATTPPAAVLERFFENGWNVLPALEDDRLRLVDCFTHRLADRDAFRDHRGEWIEFVGEAAADSIVPIEEPTDVEPILRECNAALDDLEMTETGLVAIDSLSELGRGLETDHVHEFVTETRATVCKARYVPIFGGWTAGDEGVAMDESIFDGVVDLRLADHLEPDTRLRQLGVRKLTGARYLPQWITYEYEPVRGLVASVVESAGQATPGGPPSREMQGVRERR, from the coding sequence ATGACATCACAACAGCGGCCGGAGCGCTCTCCCGAGTATCCCCTCGAGTGCGATCACTGCCACTATCCGATCCCCAGCGAACCCGAGGAAACCGACGACGGGCAGTTCTGTTCGACGGCCTGTCTCGAGGCCAGCGAGGACGACGAGGACGAGATGCCCGATCCGAGCGCGTACAAGCGCATCGTCACGGGCGTCGAACCCCTCGATTCGCTGATTCCCAACGGCGTCCCCGCCGACTCGTTCGTCTGTCTCTCTGGCACGGCGGGGACCCGTCGGAGCGAACTGCTGACCGAACTCGTCTGGCGCGCCATCGAGCGCGGCGAGCCGGCCGTTCTCGTGACCGCGACCACGCCGCCGGCGGCGGTCCTCGAGCGCTTCTTCGAGAACGGCTGGAACGTCCTGCCGGCCCTCGAGGACGACCGCCTCCGGCTCGTCGACTGCTTCACCCACCGGCTCGCCGACCGCGACGCGTTCCGCGACCACCGGGGCGAGTGGATCGAGTTCGTCGGCGAGGCCGCCGCCGACTCGATCGTCCCGATCGAGGAGCCGACCGACGTCGAACCGATCCTGCGCGAATGCAACGCGGCGCTCGACGACCTCGAGATGACCGAGACCGGACTGGTCGCGATCGATTCGCTGAGCGAACTCGGCCGCGGCCTCGAGACGGACCACGTCCACGAGTTCGTCACGGAGACGCGGGCGACGGTCTGCAAGGCGCGGTACGTCCCGATCTTCGGCGGCTGGACGGCCGGCGACGAGGGCGTCGCGATGGACGAATCGATCTTCGACGGCGTCGTCGACCTTCGGCTGGCCGATCACCTCGAGCCCGACACGCGACTCCGGCAGCTGGGCGTCCGGAAGCTGACCGGCGCCCGCTACCTCCCCCAGTGGATCACCTACGAGTACGAACCGGTCCGAGGACTGGTCGCGTCCGTCGTGGAGTCCGCCGGACAGGCGACGCCCGGTGGGCCGCCGTCACGAGAGATGCAGGGCGTTCGGGAGCGGCGCTGA